The Mangrovibacillus cuniculi sequence TTATCTTTTGCTACAGAGACCCACTGCTCTCTTGCTCCTTGAGATAGCTGTAAATCTGTCATGTACTCTAATAACTTGGTTCCAATTCCTTCATTTCTTCTAGAAGGATCTAAATACAAGACATATATTTCACTTGAGGTGGCATCTATCATCCCACCACCACCTGCGCCAATTACTTTTCCATCTTCCACAGCAACAATCCATCCATCCCATCCTTCTGGGGAAAGTACTTCTTTTGTAATACGTTCTATACTATAAAAATCCTTAATAACTTTTTCCAAATAATACGTATCATATAAGTCTTTATACGTTTGGCGATTCCCCTCTGTACACACCCAAACAATCCCTGACACATCTCGTAATTCTGCCTTTCTTATTATCACGTGTATTCACCTCTTTTCTACTTATTTCGACAGTTAAGAATAAGTTTCCTACTTTATAACAATAATTGATGAAAACATTTAGATGTTTAGTGGTTTTGCACTTAGGTGCCTAGTAGTGTAACGTAAGATTGTCGAGGTGAAGAGAATGAAAAATATTGTGATTATTGGTGCTGGCATAGTTGGAGCTTCCACGGCCTATGAACTAGCGAAAAGA is a genomic window containing:
- a CDS encoding GNAT family N-acetyltransferase; this encodes MIIRKAELRDVSGIVWVCTEGNRQTYKDLYDTYYLEKVIKDFYSIERITKEVLSPEGWDGWIVAVEDGKVIGAGGGGMIDATSSEIYVLYLDPSRRNEGIGTKLLEYMTDLQLSQGAREQWVSVAKDNQKGIPFYEARGFLYQFEKLDHGTKKEDHYVSLRYVRYL